Proteins encoded by one window of Salmonirosea aquatica:
- a CDS encoding pyridoxal phosphate-dependent aminotransferase has translation MEFQKSQRLNHLKYDIRGPVYEKAQELESQGYKVINLNIGNPAPFGFDAPDEIVHDIIMNIRNAQGYSDSRGLFAARKAVMHYTQTQGIPNVEINDIFIGNGVSELILLSMQALLDTGDEILVPSPDYPLWTTSIALSGGKPVHYICDEAADWNPDLDDLESKITPRTKGIVLINPNNPTGAVYEKDVVERIARLAEAHGLIIFSDEIYDRILYDGAVHYPIATMVEETLCVTFGGLSKNYRAAGFRGGWMIVSGAKHRAKSYLEGLLLLASLRLCANVPTQYAIQTALGGYQSIKDLVLPTGRLHKQMNLIYDRLVSIPGISCVKPKGALYLFPKIDLTAFDFKDDGDFVYDLLSEQKVLVVAGTGFNYIHNDHFRIVFLPTADELNQAMDRIENFLESRRLVTAPALEEALGS, from the coding sequence ATGGAGTTTCAAAAGAGCCAACGCCTGAATCACCTCAAATATGATATCCGGGGTCCTGTGTACGAAAAAGCACAGGAGCTGGAAAGTCAGGGATACAAAGTAATCAATCTGAACATTGGCAATCCGGCCCCGTTCGGTTTCGATGCGCCCGACGAGATTGTGCATGACATCATCATGAACATCCGCAACGCCCAGGGCTACTCGGATTCCCGCGGATTGTTTGCGGCCCGTAAGGCGGTCATGCATTATACTCAGACCCAAGGCATTCCCAACGTCGAGATCAACGATATTTTCATTGGCAATGGCGTCAGCGAGCTAATTCTGCTTTCTATGCAGGCTCTGCTCGATACTGGAGACGAGATTCTGGTACCTTCACCCGACTATCCCCTGTGGACTACCTCGATCGCCCTAAGTGGCGGCAAGCCTGTACACTACATCTGCGATGAAGCTGCGGACTGGAACCCCGACCTGGACGATCTGGAAAGCAAGATCACGCCCCGCACTAAAGGCATCGTACTCATCAATCCGAACAATCCCACCGGGGCCGTGTACGAAAAAGATGTAGTCGAGCGCATTGCCCGTCTTGCCGAGGCGCATGGTTTGATCATTTTTTCGGACGAGATCTACGATCGTATTCTTTACGACGGAGCCGTGCATTACCCTATTGCCACGATGGTGGAAGAAACCCTGTGCGTGACGTTCGGAGGATTATCCAAAAATTACCGCGCGGCGGGATTTCGGGGCGGCTGGATGATTGTCAGCGGAGCCAAGCACCGGGCCAAATCATACCTCGAAGGCTTGCTGCTGCTGGCCAGTCTTCGGCTTTGTGCCAATGTACCTACCCAGTATGCTATCCAAACCGCTCTGGGTGGCTACCAGAGTATCAAGGACCTAGTACTTCCGACGGGACGTCTGCATAAGCAGATGAACCTGATATATGACCGCCTGGTTTCTATTCCGGGTATAAGCTGTGTGAAACCCAAGGGCGCGCTATATCTATTCCCGAAAATAGATTTAACAGCGTTCGATTTTAAGGACGATGGCGATTTCGTGTATGATTTGTTAAGCGAGCAGAAAGTGCTGGTGGTAGCCGGGACGGGCTTCAACTATATTCATAATGATCATTTCAGAATTGTTTTCCTACCTACGGCCGACGAGCTAAATCAGGCGATGGACCGGATCGAAAACTTCCTGGAATCGCGCCGACTGGTCACAGCACCCGCTTTGGAAGAAGCCCTTGGTTCGTAG
- a CDS encoding PSD1 and planctomycete cytochrome C domain-containing protein, translating to MRNRLLLLTAFLGTLILVVASCFQKNSFFKKNNTPELVSYNFHIRPILSDKCFACHGPDAKKRQAGLRLDLAESAFLPLRETKGAFAFVPGKPKESEVYRRISSQDPDYQMPTPESHLGLLNEDEVALMKKWIEQGAKYEKHWAFVTPVKVPLPEVDKEDWPRNELDRFVLAKMEQKGLTPNETADKEHLLKRVSLDLTGLVPSLELQDKFLADNSEQAYSRIVDEILKQPAYGEKMAVHWLDVARYADSYGYQDDNIRTQWPWRDWLIHAFNENLPYDKFVTWTLAGDLLPDTDKEKILATGFYRNHKYTEEGGVIPEEYRIEYILDKTKTFSKGILAMTAECAQCHDHKYDPISQKDYYSMFAFFNNTPEVGYEGDVSQSKPAKKPIVSISDADAKNLLRFLNRPDTSMLTVSVLGERDTLRPTYVLNRGVYDAPTTRVWAQPLPAVMKFDTTKYPRNRLGLARWTTDKNNPLTARVFVNQMWQQFFGRGLVKTTGDFGMQGDLPTHPELLDWLAVDFMEHGWDIKRLVKQIVTSATYRQSAKIDPKKHAVDPDNIYLAHGPRYRIPAEFVRDVVLSSSGLLVPKIGGPSVKPYQPEGLWESATSGRGVLKEYIQDRGNALYRRGMYTFIKLTVPPPSMIIFDASNRDQCEVVRSKTNTPLQALVMMNDPTVLEASRVLAQNLMQEKSPAQEKITKAFRRIVCRKPTEKETAILRGYFDGQTALFKQNKLNASKVLDVGEYPQARIADRAAWAALMQVIETIYNMEEAITKT from the coding sequence ATGCGAAACCGACTTTTATTACTGACTGCCTTTCTGGGAACGCTGATTCTGGTGGTGGCTTCGTGCTTTCAGAAAAACAGCTTCTTCAAAAAAAACAACACGCCCGAGCTCGTCAGCTACAACTTCCACATCCGCCCCATCCTCTCCGACAAGTGCTTCGCGTGCCACGGCCCCGACGCCAAGAAACGCCAGGCCGGTCTGCGCCTCGACCTGGCCGAGTCGGCCTTCTTGCCCCTGCGCGAGACCAAGGGCGCCTTTGCTTTCGTGCCCGGAAAGCCCAAAGAGTCGGAGGTCTACCGCCGCATCAGCTCGCAGGACCCCGACTACCAGATGCCCACGCCCGAATCGCACCTGGGCCTGCTGAATGAGGACGAGGTGGCACTCATGAAAAAATGGATCGAGCAGGGAGCCAAGTACGAGAAGCACTGGGCCTTCGTCACGCCGGTGAAGGTACCCCTGCCCGAAGTGGATAAAGAGGATTGGCCGCGCAACGAGCTGGACCGTTTCGTCCTGGCCAAGATGGAGCAGAAAGGGCTCACGCCTAACGAAACCGCCGACAAGGAGCACCTGCTCAAGCGCGTTTCGCTGGACTTGACCGGCCTGGTACCCTCGCTGGAGTTGCAGGACAAGTTTCTGGCCGACAACAGCGAGCAGGCCTATTCCAGGATCGTGGACGAGATACTGAAGCAGCCGGCCTACGGCGAGAAGATGGCCGTCCACTGGCTGGACGTGGCGCGTTACGCCGATTCGTACGGCTACCAGGACGACAACATCCGCACGCAGTGGCCGTGGCGCGACTGGCTGATCCACGCCTTCAACGAGAATCTTCCGTACGATAAGTTTGTGACCTGGACGCTGGCCGGGGACCTGCTGCCTGATACGGACAAAGAAAAGATACTGGCGACTGGGTTCTACCGCAACCACAAGTACACCGAGGAAGGCGGGGTGATCCCCGAGGAGTACCGCATCGAGTACATTTTGGACAAGACCAAGACCTTCTCGAAGGGCATTCTGGCCATGACGGCCGAGTGCGCCCAGTGCCACGATCACAAGTACGACCCTATCTCGCAGAAAGATTACTACTCGATGTTCGCCTTCTTTAACAACACACCCGAAGTAGGCTACGAAGGGGATGTGAGCCAATCCAAACCGGCCAAAAAGCCTATTGTCTCGATCTCAGATGCTGACGCCAAAAATCTTCTCCGCTTCCTCAACCGCCCCGACACCAGTATGCTGACGGTATCTGTGCTGGGAGAGCGCGACACCCTACGCCCGACCTACGTGCTGAACCGGGGGGTATATGATGCTCCTACCACCCGGGTGTGGGCGCAGCCCCTGCCCGCGGTGATGAAATTCGATACTACGAAGTACCCCCGAAACCGGCTGGGCCTGGCGCGCTGGACAACCGATAAGAACAATCCGCTCACCGCGCGTGTATTCGTCAACCAGATGTGGCAGCAGTTTTTTGGGCGTGGACTGGTGAAGACGACCGGTGATTTTGGCATGCAGGGCGATTTGCCCACTCATCCCGAGCTGCTGGACTGGCTGGCGGTGGACTTCATGGAGCACGGCTGGGACATCAAACGATTGGTGAAACAGATCGTCACCTCGGCCACCTATCGGCAATCCGCCAAAATCGACCCGAAGAAACACGCCGTCGACCCCGACAACATTTATCTGGCACATGGCCCCCGCTACCGCATCCCGGCCGAGTTCGTCCGCGACGTGGTGCTGTCCAGCAGCGGGCTGTTGGTGCCGAAAATCGGTGGACCGAGCGTGAAGCCCTATCAGCCCGAGGGCCTGTGGGAGTCGGCCACGTCAGGTCGGGGGGTGTTGAAGGAATACATTCAGGACCGGGGTAATGCGCTCTACCGCCGCGGGATGTACACTTTCATCAAACTGACGGTACCCCCGCCTTCTATGATCATCTTTGACGCCAGCAACCGCGACCAGTGCGAGGTGGTGCGCTCGAAGACCAACACGCCCTTGCAGGCACTGGTGATGATGAACGACCCCACGGTGCTGGAGGCCTCGCGGGTGCTGGCCCAGAATCTGATGCAGGAGAAAAGCCCGGCGCAGGAGAAGATTACCAAGGCCTTCCGCCGGATCGTCTGCCGCAAACCAACCGAGAAGGAGACGGCGATCCTGAGGGGGTACTTCGACGGACAGACCGCCCTTTTCAAACAAAATAAGCTGAACGCCAGCAAGGTACTCGACGTGGGCGAGTACCCGCAGGCCAGGATCGCCGACCGGGCGGCATGGGCGGCGCTCATGCAGGTCATCGAGACAATTTACAACATGGAAGAGGCTATTACTAAAACGTAA
- a CDS encoding DinB family protein has protein sequence MKKTTTKPEVWLRGPLPGIPPLIQPVAHALMQAREEVDELMDDFNPDLLDTKPAGLASVRFHLQHLTGVLDRLFTYARGEMLSETQLENLANEGRVIEQNQPVELLITHFNQQIETALEQLENTNEGTLTKVRGVGRAQVPSTVLGLLVHAAEHTMRHVGQLLVTVRVVTENSESE, from the coding sequence ATGAAAAAGACGACAACAAAACCGGAAGTGTGGCTTCGTGGCCCACTGCCCGGCATCCCGCCGCTTATACAACCCGTGGCCCACGCCCTGATGCAGGCGCGCGAGGAAGTGGATGAGCTGATGGATGATTTTAATCCGGATTTGCTGGATACCAAACCCGCAGGCCTTGCTTCGGTGCGATTTCACTTGCAGCATTTGACGGGAGTACTGGATCGGCTATTCACTTACGCGCGGGGCGAAATGCTGTCGGAGACTCAGCTCGAAAATTTAGCAAATGAGGGAAGAGTAATCGAGCAAAACCAACCCGTGGAACTCCTGATAACTCATTTTAATCAACAAATAGAAACTGCGCTCGAACAGCTGGAAAATACTAATGAAGGTACCCTCACGAAGGTTCGGGGGGTAGGACGGGCGCAGGTACCCTCTACAGTTCTGGGGCTGCTTGTCCATGCCGCCGAACACACTATGCGTCACGTGGGACAATTACTTGTGACGGTACGGGTCGTGACGGAAAATTCCGAATCAGAGTAA
- a CDS encoding OsmC family protein: MINRNATAVWKGTGKEGKGTVTTQSTVLDDTQYSYKTRFESGKGTNPEELIAAAHAGCFAMKLSFDLNAAGFTADELNVTSTVSLDPAKGEVVKSHLVLKARIPEIGEDQFKELVEGAKDGCPISKLLNAEISLDAELAS, from the coding sequence ATGATTAACAGAAATGCAACCGCCGTTTGGAAGGGTACCGGCAAAGAAGGTAAAGGTACCGTAACTACCCAAAGCACCGTCCTGGACGATACCCAATATTCCTATAAAACCCGTTTTGAATCAGGTAAGGGTACTAACCCCGAAGAATTGATTGCTGCCGCCCATGCGGGTTGCTTTGCGATGAAACTCAGCTTCGACCTCAATGCGGCCGGCTTTACCGCGGATGAATTGAACGTAACAAGTACCGTTTCGCTGGATCCTGCCAAGGGAGAAGTCGTAAAAAGCCATCTGGTATTGAAAGCTCGTATTCCCGAGATCGGTGAAGACCAATTCAAGGAACTAGTAGAAGGCGCGAAGGACGGATGCCCGATCTCAAAACTGCTGAACGCCGAAATATCGTTGGACGCCGAACTGGCATCCTAG
- a CDS encoding FN3 associated domain-containing protein, which translates to MPRLRTLVYNTTFFLVCLLAFLLVFENQLQVPGWLQVAGRMHPLFLHFPITVLILYGFGVIVAPRPKKGEALPMWADDVLLLGAFTATFTALLGLLLSQETGYEQDVIFWHKWTGIATAFISFGWYSFRNRLPTHLLPTKLLAGGTIVVLLFAGHLGANITHGEEFLLAPIMSDQGTPAVAMDDALVFAHVVQPILKEKCMGCHNPQKAKGELIMSTAELLAKGGKEGVPWDTTQADLGLLLRRAHLPLDDKKHMPPRGKVQLSEDEIQVLESWIRGGSSFTAKVVEFPADDPLFRFASERLGVSEAEETYEFAAADASKVRELNTNYRVITPLAAGSPALSVSFFSEAAFKSSDLTDLTLIKDQIVELDASKMPVKDEDLKLIAQFTNLRKLLLNFTDITGGTLGELNKLPHLRQLSLTGTPVNVAQLRTLKNAPALNSLYVWNTDVKPEEFIQLRKELKGITFESGYRSDTVVLKLNPPQIVTKDQILSGDTVIQLKHQIAGTVIRYTLDDTEPDSLTSPIYKNGVPIKDNARLKARAYKPGWYGSDVVQRFFYRNTFRPDSVLLLTTPAPQYNGTHGKVLADGVKGGGDFKNGKWTGFMDEPLTALLSFKRPVTAQKISLSMLQNVGASIFPPVKLEVWGGMESDKLKLLGTQKPPMPSEKEPNNGEKLFEVSFQPTPIRFIKVVAVPIARLPSWHPQKGLKGWVFMDEVLVN; encoded by the coding sequence ATGCCCCGCCTCAGAACCCTCGTTTATAATACTACCTTCTTTTTGGTTTGCCTGCTGGCGTTTTTGCTGGTTTTTGAAAATCAACTGCAGGTACCCGGCTGGCTGCAGGTCGCGGGGCGGATGCATCCGCTGTTTTTACACTTTCCCATTACGGTTCTCATCTTGTACGGGTTTGGGGTTATCGTGGCACCCCGGCCAAAAAAGGGCGAAGCCCTTCCGATGTGGGCCGACGATGTGCTGCTGTTGGGCGCTTTCACCGCTACGTTCACGGCTTTGCTTGGGCTTTTGCTTTCACAGGAAACCGGGTACGAACAGGACGTTATTTTCTGGCATAAGTGGACGGGCATTGCTACCGCTTTTATCAGTTTCGGTTGGTATAGCTTCCGGAACCGGCTGCCTACTCACCTGCTCCCTACAAAGCTACTGGCGGGGGGTACCATTGTCGTGCTGCTGTTTGCGGGGCATTTGGGAGCCAATATCACCCACGGCGAAGAATTTCTGCTGGCTCCGATTATGTCCGATCAAGGTACCCCGGCCGTGGCGATGGACGACGCGCTGGTGTTTGCCCACGTAGTGCAGCCTATCCTGAAAGAAAAATGCATGGGCTGTCATAATCCGCAAAAAGCCAAGGGCGAACTGATTATGAGTACCGCCGAGTTATTGGCAAAGGGCGGTAAAGAGGGGGTACCCTGGGATACTACTCAAGCCGATTTGGGTCTGTTGCTCCGGCGTGCGCACCTACCCCTCGATGATAAAAAGCACATGCCGCCGCGAGGAAAAGTGCAGTTGTCCGAAGATGAAATTCAGGTGCTGGAAAGCTGGATTCGGGGTGGATCGAGTTTTACGGCCAAAGTGGTGGAATTTCCGGCCGATGATCCGCTGTTTCGCTTCGCATCGGAGCGGTTGGGGGTATCCGAAGCGGAAGAAACCTACGAGTTTGCCGCTGCCGATGCAAGTAAAGTTCGGGAGTTGAACACCAACTACCGCGTCATTACCCCACTGGCTGCCGGGTCGCCCGCGTTGTCGGTGAGTTTTTTCAGTGAGGCAGCTTTCAAAAGTTCCGACCTGACGGATTTGACACTCATCAAAGACCAGATTGTGGAACTGGATGCCAGCAAGATGCCCGTGAAGGATGAAGATTTGAAGTTGATCGCTCAGTTCACCAATTTGCGCAAACTGCTCCTGAATTTTACCGACATCACAGGGGGTACCTTAGGCGAACTGAACAAGCTGCCGCACCTGCGTCAGCTTTCCTTGACGGGTACCCCCGTAAACGTAGCCCAGCTTCGTACCTTGAAAAATGCCCCGGCCCTGAATTCGCTTTACGTGTGGAATACGGATGTGAAGCCGGAAGAATTCATCCAGTTAAGAAAGGAGTTGAAAGGAATAACCTTTGAGTCGGGGTACCGGAGCGATACAGTGGTGCTAAAACTGAACCCACCGCAGATCGTCACCAAAGACCAAATCCTGTCTGGCGATACGGTGATTCAACTCAAACATCAGATTGCCGGGACGGTCATTCGCTATACACTGGATGATACCGAACCCGACAGCCTTACTTCTCCGATATATAAAAATGGGGTACCTATTAAGGATAATGCCCGCTTAAAAGCCCGTGCTTATAAACCCGGCTGGTACGGCAGCGATGTGGTGCAACGTTTTTTCTACCGTAATACTTTCCGTCCCGACAGCGTATTGCTGCTCACGACGCCCGCACCCCAATACAATGGTACCCACGGCAAGGTACTGGCCGATGGTGTCAAGGGCGGTGGAGATTTCAAGAATGGAAAATGGACGGGTTTCATGGACGAGCCGCTGACGGCCTTGCTGTCGTTCAAGCGTCCGGTTACGGCTCAGAAAATCTCGCTGAGCATGCTACAAAACGTAGGGGCTTCCATATTTCCACCTGTAAAGCTAGAAGTATGGGGTGGGATGGAATCAGATAAGTTGAAGCTGCTAGGTACCCAAAAGCCCCCTATGCCTAGTGAAAAAGAACCTAATAACGGGGAAAAACTTTTCGAGGTATCGTTTCAGCCTACCCCTATCCGTTTTATTAAAGTAGTCGCAGTACCGATCGCCAGACTCCCGTCCTGGCATCCGCAAAAGGGTTTGAAGGGCTGGGTGTTCATGGATGAGGTTTTGGTCAATTGA
- a CDS encoding queuosine precursor transporter, whose protein sequence is MKPSPTAAELKGQRLFLFLCGLFLTNALIAEIIGAKIFSVETLLGWQPAQIPIAGQLLDFNMSAGVLNWPIVFITSDLINEYFGRRGVRRISFLTAGFIVYMFGTIYATTLLPPAQFWLDLNRTDSAGNAFNINEAFSLIFRQGLGIMIGSITAFLLGQLLDISVFSWLRRRTGSKHIWLRATGSTLFSQLVDSFVVIGVAFYIFGNWSISQVLAVGTVNYLYKGAIAILTTPLLYVAHYFIDRYLGKEHAHKMVEEAATTTFTAV, encoded by the coding sequence ATGAAACCCTCCCCTACCGCAGCCGAACTAAAAGGGCAGCGTCTGTTCCTGTTTTTGTGCGGGCTGTTCCTGACCAATGCTCTGATCGCTGAGATCATCGGAGCCAAGATATTTTCGGTTGAAACCTTGCTGGGCTGGCAGCCTGCCCAAATTCCTATTGCTGGTCAATTACTGGACTTTAACATGTCGGCGGGGGTGCTCAATTGGCCCATCGTCTTCATTACCTCGGACCTTATCAATGAGTACTTCGGGCGGCGGGGCGTGCGCCGCATCTCATTCCTCACAGCGGGTTTCATCGTTTATATGTTCGGCACGATCTACGCGACCACTCTACTACCTCCGGCGCAGTTCTGGCTGGATCTTAACCGCACAGATTCGGCGGGGAACGCTTTTAATATCAACGAGGCCTTTTCCTTGATTTTTCGTCAGGGATTGGGGATCATGATAGGTTCCATCACGGCCTTCTTATTGGGTCAACTCCTCGACATCTCGGTATTTTCCTGGCTGCGCCGCCGCACGGGCAGTAAACACATCTGGCTACGAGCTACCGGCTCCACCTTGTTTTCGCAACTGGTGGACAGCTTCGTGGTCATTGGGGTAGCCTTTTATATTTTTGGCAATTGGAGTATCTCACAGGTACTGGCAGTAGGTACTGTCAATTACCTTTACAAGGGCGCGATCGCGATTCTTACCACTCCCCTGCTGTACGTAGCCCATTACTTCATTGATCGGTACTTGGGCAAAGAACACGCTCATAAAATGGTGGAAGAAGCCGCCACGACCACCTTCACGGCCGTTTAA
- a CDS encoding DUF1501 domain-containing protein, whose translation MEKNIFEFGLNQNRRHFLSKLSLGLGSVALGSLLMPDLFKGGGSEAETDATLAGLAHFAPKAKRIIYLFQNGAPSQLDLFDYKPMLNKMQGQELPASIRGEQRLTGMTSGQSSFPLAGTYFNFKQYGHSGAWISELLPHIAGVANDLCFIKTIHTEAINHDPALTFFQTGAQVGNRPSMGSWLSYGLGSENQNLPAFCVLLSRGKGNGQGVYSKLWTNGFLDSVHQGVQFSSGDNPVLYLNNPDGMDMAERRKMLDKLAALNEGTYQEFGDPEINTKIQQYEMAYRMQTAVPEITDVTKEPESTVKLYGPECLVPGTYAANVLLARKLSEKGVRFVQLYHQGWDAHGNLPREIKGQALDVDQSSAALITDLKQRGLLDETLVIWGGEFGRTNYCQGNLAPDNYGRDHHPRCFTIWMAGGGVKPGVYGETDEFGYNIVRDPVHVNDFHATVLHQMGIDHEKLTYKHLGRRYRLTDVAGKVVKGIIA comes from the coding sequence ATGGAAAAGAACATATTTGAATTTGGTCTGAATCAGAACCGCCGCCATTTTTTGTCCAAGCTTAGTCTGGGGCTGGGTAGTGTGGCGCTGGGATCGCTGCTGATGCCCGATTTGTTTAAGGGTGGCGGCAGTGAAGCTGAAACGGACGCAACTTTGGCTGGACTGGCCCATTTCGCGCCCAAAGCCAAGCGGATCATTTATCTGTTCCAGAATGGCGCTCCTTCGCAGCTTGACCTGTTCGACTATAAGCCCATGCTGAACAAAATGCAGGGCCAGGAATTGCCCGCTTCCATTCGGGGCGAACAGCGCCTGACGGGCATGACCTCCGGCCAGTCGTCTTTTCCGCTGGCGGGTACCTATTTCAATTTCAAGCAATATGGCCACTCGGGAGCGTGGATCAGTGAACTTTTGCCCCATATTGCGGGGGTAGCCAATGATCTTTGCTTTATAAAAACCATTCATACTGAGGCTATTAATCACGATCCCGCGCTGACATTTTTTCAGACGGGCGCACAAGTGGGCAATCGGCCCAGTATGGGGTCGTGGCTGAGCTATGGCCTAGGAAGCGAAAACCAGAACCTGCCCGCGTTCTGTGTGCTGCTTTCGCGGGGAAAAGGCAACGGGCAGGGGGTTTATTCCAAGCTCTGGACCAATGGATTTCTGGATTCTGTGCATCAGGGCGTGCAGTTCAGCAGTGGGGATAATCCGGTTTTGTACCTCAATAATCCCGATGGTATGGACATGGCGGAGCGGCGTAAAATGCTGGATAAGCTCGCGGCTCTGAACGAAGGTACCTACCAGGAATTTGGCGATCCCGAGATCAATACCAAAATCCAACAGTACGAGATGGCTTACCGGATGCAGACCGCCGTGCCGGAAATTACGGACGTTACCAAAGAACCGGAAAGCACCGTCAAACTCTACGGCCCCGAGTGCCTGGTGCCGGGTACCTACGCGGCCAACGTGCTGTTGGCGCGCAAATTGTCCGAAAAAGGGGTGCGGTTTGTGCAACTTTACCATCAGGGCTGGGACGCCCACGGCAACCTGCCCCGCGAAATCAAAGGACAAGCCCTGGATGTGGATCAGTCATCAGCGGCCCTGATTACCGACCTCAAACAGCGTGGATTGCTCGACGAAACCCTGGTGATTTGGGGCGGCGAGTTTGGCCGTACCAACTATTGTCAGGGTAACCTGGCTCCCGATAATTACGGCCGCGACCATCACCCGCGTTGCTTCACCATCTGGATGGCCGGGGGCGGGGTGAAGCCCGGCGTGTACGGCGAAACCGATGAATTCGGCTATAATATTGTCCGTGACCCTGTCCATGTCAACGACTTCCACGCCACGGTACTCCACCAAATGGGCATCGACCACGAAAAACTCACTTACAAGCACCTGGGCCGCCGCTACCGCCTCACCGATGTGGCCGGAAAAGTGGTGAAGGGGATCATTGCGTAA
- a CDS encoding VOC family protein yields the protein MDNYIIPSGTRIGHVHLKVSELSRSLQFYCDLLGFTLMATYGPDAAFISAGGYHHHIGLNTWQSKGASPPPRRSTGLFHTAILYPERKDLATAYRRLLDAGYPLTGTADHGVSEALYLDDPDQNGVELYWDRPREVWPLQPDGSIQMYTRPLNLEGLLRELL from the coding sequence ATGGATAATTACATCATTCCCTCCGGTACGCGCATCGGGCATGTACATTTGAAAGTTTCCGAGCTGTCCCGCTCGCTCCAATTTTACTGTGACTTGCTGGGATTTACGCTGATGGCAACCTACGGACCTGATGCGGCTTTCATCTCAGCAGGAGGCTATCACCACCACATCGGCTTGAATACCTGGCAAAGCAAGGGCGCTTCTCCCCCACCGCGCCGAAGTACCGGACTATTCCACACTGCCATTCTGTATCCCGAGCGTAAAGATTTGGCGACCGCCTACCGGCGGCTTCTCGATGCAGGGTACCCTTTGACAGGTACTGCCGACCATGGGGTATCCGAAGCGCTGTATCTCGATGATCCCGACCAGAATGGTGTAGAATTGTATTGGGACCGTCCCCGCGAAGTATGGCCGCTCCAGCCCGATGGCTCGATTCAGATGTACACGCGTCCTCTCAATCTGGAAGGCCTGCTACGGGAATTACTCTGA
- a CDS encoding collagen-like triple helix repeat-containing protein, whose protein sequence is MKKILLSLALLASVSMVSCTGPAGPEGLEGLPGPQGPKGDPGVNILGTAFDVTGTFNTGNDYRIYFEFPVDKVEVFESDAVLVYRQWETVQDGNQTLSVWRPLPQTVFMSNGALQYNFDHTFVDVSMFIDTQFDRTTLGSQWTANQKFRVVVVPADFAKAGRLGKPIDFNNYDEVNELLQLDQRRIETYQAK, encoded by the coding sequence ATGAAAAAAATCCTGTTATCCCTCGCATTATTAGCTTCTGTTTCGATGGTAAGTTGTACAGGACCCGCCGGACCCGAAGGTCTGGAAGGCTTACCTGGCCCGCAAGGCCCCAAAGGCGATCCCGGCGTCAATATCCTGGGCACTGCGTTCGACGTGACGGGTACCTTCAACACGGGGAACGACTACCGCATTTACTTTGAATTTCCGGTAGATAAAGTGGAGGTCTTCGAATCGGATGCCGTGCTGGTGTACCGCCAATGGGAAACCGTCCAGGACGGTAATCAGACACTTTCGGTCTGGCGTCCGCTTCCCCAAACGGTTTTTATGTCCAATGGAGCTCTACAATACAATTTCGACCATACTTTTGTGGATGTGAGCATGTTCATCGATACCCAGTTTGACCGCACCACGCTGGGATCGCAATGGACGGCCAACCAAAAATTCAGGGTCGTAGTCGTGCCCGCCGATTTTGCCAAGGCCGGGCGGTTAGGTAAACCCATCGACTTTAATAATTACGATGAAGTGAATGAACTACTTCAGCTCGACCAGCGAAGAATCGAGACCTATCAGGCAAAATAA